A stretch of Acropora muricata isolate sample 2 chromosome 7, ASM3666990v1, whole genome shotgun sequence DNA encodes these proteins:
- the LOC136921889 gene encoding ATP-dependent DNA helicase RecQ-like, with the protein MASAIAGSTSLLDKAILLLSSKSSREIHLKKEQEIAIKSLLKEKDVLAVLPTGFGKSLVFQVFAVVRSLLSFESNSSNGSVLVVCPLKSIISDQIEEARSFGLTALDIEHPGIFKNLPRLPDILFTLAETVCADSFRDVMRNRQDVHLVVVDESHTIETWAGARDKKGNFFRSAYGELAVIRSFCKRGTPYLALTGTADKSTQNTIIKSLGMVDPERIVMSPERKNVRITVIKCKKAEIFSKLNWLVEMMRMKGRNTPKTIIFCNMMSEMASVANYLLFKLGQDAYVSNPSDGSKECLIVIFHSMTWIERKDKFLASFKKADSVARIVVASTALSMGVNFPDVKYVVNWGPARTLLEYHQEAGRAGRDGSSAYSVIIYHGKQTAPCEVDVKNFVRTTKCYRVACLKPFVDDAKPLLPGHDCCSNCAVTCRCSSGCSVLPFNEQPANEEQQAYSQRKRCITMEQLVDLQEALMEMKATFDSHCSLEVHGFSSDLIKQVVEGASTIFSVKDVLCFPVFSVKIANQIMEIFQDIFDDIEEMEDEADVFIGERVTNLDFHLSVSEEEENTYFEDGEEVEETW; encoded by the exons ATGGCGAGCGCGATTGCGGGAAGTACATCTCTTCTGGATAAGGCCATCTTATTGTTGTCATCAAAATCTTCGAGAGAAATTCACCTTAAGAAAGAGCAAGAGATAGCAATAAAGAGTCTTCTCAAGGAAAAGGATGTGTTAGCTGTGCTGCCTACAGGCTTTGGAAAAAGCCTTGTGTTTCAAGTTTTTGCCGTGGTTAGATCGTTACTCTCTTTCGAATCAAATTCATCAAATGGCAGTGTCCTTGTAGTTTGTCCTCTGAAGAGTATCATATCCGATCAAATTGAAGAGGCCAGATCGTTTGGATTGACAGCACTGGATATCGAACACCCCGGAATCTTTAAAAACCTTCCTCGATTACCGGATATACTGTTCACTTTAGCCGAAACTGTGTGCGCTGATAGTTTCCGAGATGTTATGAGAAACCGACAAGACGTTCATTTGGTTGTTGTGGACGAATCCCACACGATAGAAACGTGGGCAGGGGCGAG AGACAAAAAGGGAAACTTTTTTAGAAGTGCTTATGGAGAACTTGCAGTGATTCGATCGTTTTGTAAACGAG GAACACCATACTTGGCCCTGACTGGTACTGCAGATAAGTCCACTCAGAACACTATTATCAAATCGCTTGGAATGGTAGATCCTGAGAGGATTGTAATGAGTccagaaagaaaaaatgtgaGAATAACAGTAATCAAGTGCAAAAAAGCGGAGATATTTTCAAAACTGAACTGGCTTGTTGAAATGATGCGCATGAAAGGGAGAAATACACCGAAAACTATAATCTTTTGCAATATGATGAGTGAAATGGCTAGTGTTGCAAATTATCTCCTTTTCAAATTGGGGCAAGATGCATATGTCTCAAACCCATCAGATGGATCAAAGGAATGCCTTATTGTTATATTCCATAGCATGACATGGATAGAAAGGAAGGATAAATTTCTTGCAAGTTTTAAGAAAGCAGATTCTGTGGCGAGGATTGTTGTGGCATCAACAGCACTTAGCATGGGGGTGAATTTTCCTGATGTGAAATATGTGGTCAACTGGGGACCTGCAAGGACTTTGCTGGAATACCACCAAGAGGCAGGAAGAGCTGGCCGTGATGGAAGCTCAGCCTATAGTGTTATTATTTATCATGGAAAACAGACAGCACCTTGTGAAGTTGATGTTAAGAACTTTGTGCGAACCACTAAATGCTATCGTGTTGCCTGTCTTAAGCCCTTTGTAGATGATGCAAAGCCACTTTTACCTGGACATGATTGTTGCAGCAACTGTGCAGTGACATGCAGGTGCAGCAGTGGTTGCAGTGTTCTTCCCTTTAATGAACAACCAGCAAATGAGGAACAGCAGGCATACTCTCAAAGAAAACGATGCATTACCATGGAACAGCTTGTTGATCTGCAAGAGGCCTTGATGGAAATGAAGGCGacgtttgattctcattgttCCCTAGAAGTACACGGCTTCTCCAGTGATCTTATCAAACAAGTTGTAGAAGGAGCCAGTACAATATTCTCTGTTAAAGATGTATTGTGTTTTCCAGTATTTTCAGTGAAAATTGCCAATCAAATTATGGAAATTTTTCAAGACATTTTTGATGATATTGAGGAGATGGAAGATGAAGCGGATGTGTTCATCGGAGAGAGAGTTACCAATTTAGATTTTCATCTCAGTGTGTCTGAGGAAGAGGAAAACACTTATTTTGAAGATGGTGAGGAAGTTGAAGAAACATGGTAA
- the LOC136923617 gene encoding uncharacterized protein: MSSFKEAREMLLLNHDMKVINDEELLLLLDDNTSRNPEFNYQNYQRFNLDEIPEPECKAEFRFNKNDIPVLAEVLGLPETFKCSQRTVANKLEGLCMLLRRTAYPCRYSDLIPRFGRPVPELSMITNCVVDYLYDNHGYRLTQWNHQIMSPPLLQTYADAVCAQGAPLNNCFGFIDGTVRPICRPVELQEVVYNGHKRVHALKFQSLTVPSGLIANLFGPVGTFFERKLKFDYCSQQFNFTRAKFWTR, from the coding sequence ATGTCTTCGTTTAAAGAAGCTCGGGAAATGCTTTTATTAAACCATGACATGAAAGTTATAAACGACGAAGAGTTGCTTTTGTTGCTGGACGACAACACATCGAGAAACCCCGAATTTAATTACCAAAATTATCAGAGATTCAACTTAGATGAAATTCCGGAGCCGGAATGCAAGGCGGAATTCCGTTTTAACAAGAACGATATCCCAGTGTTGGCAGAGGTTCTTGGGTTGCCCGAAACATTCAAATGTTCTCAAAGAACCGTGGCAAACAAGCTGGAGGGCCTTTGTATGCTACTTAGGAGAACAGCATACCCTTGTCGCTACAGTGACCTCATACCAAGATTCGGTAGACCCGTTCCCGAACTTAGCATGATCACTAATTGTGTCGTTGACTACCTTTATGATAACCATGGTTATCGATTAACACAGTGGAACCATCAGATCATGAGTCCTCCTCTCCTTCAAACGTATGCTGATGCTGTGTGCGCACAAGGAGCTCCCTTAAACAACTGTTTTGGCTTCATTGATGGGACTGTCAGGCCAATATGCCGACCTGTTGAGCTTCAGGAAGTGGTCTACAACGGGCACAAACGAGTGCATGCGTTAAAATTTCAGTCACTCACAGTACCCTCTGGATTAATAGCAAATCTGTTTGGACCAGTAGGTACGTTTTTTGAAAGGAAACTTAAATTTGATTACTGTTCTCAACAATTCAATTTTACACGCGCAAAATTTTGGACTCgataa